From Toxorhynchites rutilus septentrionalis strain SRP chromosome 2, ASM2978413v1, whole genome shotgun sequence, a single genomic window includes:
- the LOC129767599 gene encoding cuticle protein 19.8-like produces MKVFVVVSSLLAVAAAAPHLLTPQVYAAIPATTIITAPAELTSQFHAQDELGQYSYGYNGGLSAKTEAKSLDGVTRGSYSYVDPENKVQTVTYTADSANGFRAEASNMPVAPVETRIAPEPVQDTPEVSQAKAEHLAAVEETKLRNAAADKADEEEKSSVVVDSVPTAAIAPVTSYTAAAPAIALTPASRFAYSTSSLALKNKPLAITTYAAPAPLAAVEIRNPAYFSYSTYTHAAPAAIQYSAAPALQLQSLPVSAYSLNVQAPGYAYSYNTPAFITTPHVAPTVIDARSAAPLPEPVPDTPEVAKAKAEHLQIVAETKARDEQ; encoded by the coding sequence atgAAAGTGTTTGTTGTGGTCTCATCGCTGTTGGCCGTTGCCGCTGCTGCCCCGCACTTGCTGACCCCGCAGGTGTACGCTGCCATTCCGGCCACGACCATTATTACGGCCCCAGCGGAATTGACTAGTCAATTCCACGCACAGGATGAACTCGGCCAATACTCATATGGATATAACGGAGGACTCTCGGCGAAGACGGAAGCCAAGTCTCTGGATGGTGTAACTCGTGGTTCGTACAGCTATGTAGATCCTGAAAACAAGGTCCAGACTGTTACCTACACTGCGGATTCTGCCAACGGATTCCGTGCCGAAGCTAGTAACATGCCAGTGGCACCAGTTGAAACCAGAATTGCCCCGGAACCTGTTCAAGATACCCCTGAAGTTTCCCAAGCTAAAGCAGAACATTTGGCTGCCGTTGAGGAAACTAAACTGCGCAATGCTGCTGCCGACAAGGCCGATGAAGAGGAGAAGTCTTCCGTTGTTGTGGACAGCGTACCCACTGCCGCCATCGCTCCAGTCACTTCATATACTGCTGCTGCCCCAGCCATTGCTTTGACCCCAGCATCACGTTTCGCTTATTCCACCTCTTCTCTGGCATTGAAGAATAAACCACTTGCCATTACTACCTACGCTGCTCCAGCTCCATTGGCTGCCGTCGAGATCAGAAATCCAGCATATTTCTCCTACTCGACTTACACTCACGCTGCCCCAGCTGCCATTCAATACAGTGCTGCTCCAGCCTTGCAACTCCAATCGCTTCCAGTGAGCGCATACTCCCTGAACGTTCAGGCTCCTGGTTACGCCTATTCTTACAATACCCCAGCTTTCATCACCACACCCCACGTTGCTCCAACCGTTATCGATGCTCGTTCCGCCGCTCCTCTGCCGGAGCCAGTTCCAGACACTCCAGAGGTTGCCAAAGCCAAGGCCGAGCACCTGCAAATCGTCGCCGAAACCAAGGCTAGGGATGAACAGTAA
- the LOC129771029 gene encoding uncharacterized protein LOC129771029, with the protein MPFIVVETDNAQGGKELSVVPEKWTRNTKSGKIIFWSNAKNIAEQEKLLRDENSCPKKSWLKYKCTVRRSPTKSFAEAKRLLEELSGESSSDVTELVRRKRKANNRENNFQKMLVLENTPPATHQTPPQTMNVRDEIFLPVAASSQATPAVVITPNSETNFHQENQKAQYRMHSLEFISPKISP; encoded by the coding sequence ATGCCGTtcatcgtcgtggaaaccgataatgCTCAGGGCGGGAAGGAGCTTTCCGTCGTCCCGGAGAAATGGACACGGAATACCAAGAGCGGGAAAATCATTTTCTGGTCGAATGCGAAAAACATCGCTGAGCAGGAGAAATTGCTTCGGGATGAAAACAGCTGCCCGAAAAAATCGTGGCTGAAATATAAGTGCACGGTAAGGCGCAGCCCGACGAAATCCTTTGCCGAAGCGAAGCGTTTATTGGAAGAGCTGTCCGGGGAATCATCTTCTGACGTTACAGAGCTGGTACGTCGCAAGAGAAAGGCGAATAATCGGGAAAACAACTTCCAGAAAATGCTTGTTCTGGAAAATACGCCTCCTGCTACCCACCAAACACCCCCGCAGACTATGAACGTACGTGATGAAATCTTCCTTCCAGTAGCAGCATCATCCCAAGCCACACCAGCTGTTGTCATTACGCCGAACTCTGAAACCAACTTCCATCAAGAAAATCAGAAAGCCCAATATCGGATGCATTCACTTGAATTCATCTCACCCAAGATATCGCCATAA
- the LOC129767034 gene encoding perlucin-like protein, whose amino-acid sequence MRRLLMLLFIAQAVLGVKKYFIPNIAANWHKAQEFCISLGMTLVSVESLAEHEALVKFIKQSDKFSNATRFWLGGSDLAKEGTYTWVSSARFFTFQNWADGEPNNGNDTEHCIEMIHNIYVNRVWQWNDINCRTFEAYFICESVDSQCIQNF is encoded by the exons ATGAGGCGACTTTTGATGCTGCTTTTCATCGCACAGGCAGTTCTTGGTGTAAAAAAATACTTCATACCAAATATAGCT GCAAATTGGCATAAGGCGCAAGAGTTTTGCATCTCGCTGGGGATGACTTTGGTTTCGGTGGAGTCCTTGGCAGAGCACGAGGCACTGGTCAAGTTCATAAAACAGTCGGACAAATTTTCGAACGCAACTCGTTTCTGGCTTGGTGGAAGTGATTTAGCAAAAGAGGGAACCTACACCTGGGTTTCCAGTGCTAGGTTTTTCACCTTTCAAAATTGGGCAGACGGCGAACCAAATAACGGGAATGATACCGAGCACTGTATTGAGATGATTCATAACATCTATGTGAATCGTGTGTGGCAGTGGAATGACATAAATTGTCGCACATTTGAAGCGTATTTCATCTGTGAGAGTGTGGATTCACAGTGTATACAAAATTTCTAA
- the LOC129767033 gene encoding alcohol dehydrogenase 1-like: MALKHKTAVVLGGHGGIGTEIGKHLLKNGISKLFILDIVPILDSEKRAEMQACNIDAIIFYEQCDITKKEQMSKLLRSKVVEKLNFIDVFVNSAGIVNEQNPEAVVAINLVGAINSSLIALDLMSLDNSGLGGYIINVASIAGLEPFPYCSVYTATKHGIVGFTRSLGIDTVLVKTGVKFITICPGATETSLFQKSRNVYLFPWMEEPGRKLMRQIPLQNPGIVGECVIRALVEGETGSVWICVGGRIERVTSPSMWNEKMLLNIEP; the protein is encoded by the exons ATGGCATTGAAGCATAAGACCGCCGTAGTGTTAGGTGGACATGGTGGAATTGGGACCGAGATAGGAAAACATCTTCTCAAAAATGGAATCTCG AAATTATTCATTTTAGATATCGTGCCAATCCTGGATAGCGAGAAGAGAGCAGAAATGCAAGCCTGCAACATAGACGCGATTATTTTCTACGAGCAATGTGATATCACGAAGAAGGAACAAATGTCCAAATTGCTCCGCTCGAAAGTAGTAgagaagctcaatttcatagATGTTTTCGTGAATTCGGCCGGGATTGTGAACGAACAGAACCCGGAGGCTGTGGTTGCCATTAATTTG GTAGGAGCAATTAATAGTTCACTGATCGCGTTAGATCTGATGTCACTGGACAATTCTGGTCTTGGAGGATACATAATCAACGTCGCCTCAATCGCTGGTCTCGAGCCTTTTCCTTATTGCTCCGTTTACACCGCAACGAAGCATGGCATTGTAGGGTTCACCCGGAGCTTGGGG ATAGACACAGTACTGGTCAAAACGGGCGTCAAGTTCATAACAATTTGCCCAGGGGCAACCGAAACGTCTCTTTTCCAAAAATCGCGTAACGTTTATCTGTTTCCATGGATGGAGGAACCGGGACGAAAGCTGATGCGACAAATTCCGCTGCAAAA TCCGGGCATCGTTGGGGAGTGCGTAATACGAGCTCTCGTTGAAGGAGAAACCGGATCGGTGTGGATATGTGTCGGAGGAAGGATTGAAAGGGTAACTTCGCCCTCGATGTGGAACGAGAAAATGTTATTGAATATCGAACCCTGA